Proteins from a genomic interval of Actinoalloteichus hymeniacidonis:
- a CDS encoding ABC transporter ATP-binding protein, translating to MSIESTAWHSLYNVTSANRDRRPFSAATLRRIGRFAARHRPRLVQFLLLSIVTAVLTVATPVLAGRVVDAIIAAEPVDVVVGLAVLIAGIAIAEAGLRLAVRWLSAGIGEGLILDLRTSVFDHVQRMPIAFFTRTRTGALVSRLNNDVIGAQRAFSDTLSGVVGNLVTLVLTLVLMIGISWQITLLSLVLLPVFVVPARRMGARLARLQREAAAHNSTMSTQMTERFSAPGATLVKLFGKPADESREFAERAARVRDIGVRRAMLQSVFVTALTLVSALALALVYGLGGYFALRGGLDAGAVVTLAMLLTRLYAPLTALAGARVEVMSALVSFERVFEILDLKPLIEEKPEARTVPTGGVSVEFDRVSFGYPSADKVSLASLEEVATLDSRGGVQVLHDVSFRVEPGQLVALVGSSGAGKSTIASLLPRLYDVDEGAVRLGDVDVRDLTADSIQQTLGLVTQDGHLFHESIRANLLLARPQAEESELWEVLRRARLDDLIAGLPDGLDTIVGERGYRLSGGERQRLTIARLLLARPRVVILDEATAHLDSTSEAAVQAALGEALTGRTSVVIAHRLSTVRAADLILVIEDGRVVERGTHTELLAANGRYEQLYRTQFDESEEVEPALRVIEEPVSG from the coding sequence ATGAGTATCGAGTCCACCGCGTGGCACTCGCTCTACAACGTCACCAGCGCCAACCGGGACCGCAGGCCGTTCTCCGCCGCGACCCTGCGACGGATCGGCCGGTTCGCGGCTAGACACCGACCCAGACTCGTGCAGTTCTTACTGCTCAGCATCGTGACCGCGGTACTCACCGTGGCGACACCCGTGCTCGCGGGCCGGGTGGTCGATGCGATCATCGCCGCCGAGCCCGTGGACGTGGTCGTCGGACTGGCGGTGTTGATCGCGGGCATCGCCATCGCCGAGGCCGGACTCCGGCTGGCGGTGCGCTGGCTGTCCGCAGGCATCGGCGAGGGATTGATCCTCGATCTGCGGACCAGCGTCTTCGACCACGTCCAGCGGATGCCGATCGCCTTCTTCACCCGCACCCGGACGGGCGCACTGGTCAGCCGATTGAACAACGACGTCATCGGTGCGCAGCGCGCCTTCAGCGACACCCTCTCCGGAGTCGTGGGCAACCTCGTCACCCTGGTGCTGACCTTGGTGTTGATGATCGGTATCTCCTGGCAGATCACCCTGCTCTCCCTGGTCCTGCTCCCCGTGTTCGTGGTGCCCGCCCGTCGGATGGGCGCCCGGCTCGCGCGGCTGCAACGGGAGGCCGCCGCTCACAACTCGACCATGAGCACCCAGATGACGGAACGGTTCTCCGCACCGGGCGCGACCCTGGTCAAGCTCTTCGGCAAGCCCGCGGACGAATCGCGGGAGTTCGCCGAGCGGGCCGCGCGGGTGCGCGACATCGGAGTGCGCCGCGCGATGCTGCAATCGGTGTTCGTCACCGCGCTCACCCTCGTCTCGGCGCTCGCCCTGGCCCTGGTCTACGGGCTCGGCGGCTACTTCGCCCTGCGCGGCGGGCTCGACGCGGGTGCCGTCGTGACCCTCGCAATGCTGCTGACCCGGCTCTACGCGCCGCTGACCGCGTTGGCGGGCGCCCGGGTCGAGGTGATGAGCGCGCTGGTCAGCTTCGAGCGCGTCTTCGAGATCCTCGACCTCAAGCCGTTGATCGAGGAGAAGCCCGAGGCCCGCACCGTGCCCACCGGCGGGGTCTCCGTGGAGTTCGACCGGGTGAGCTTCGGCTACCCCTCGGCGGACAAGGTGTCGTTGGCCTCGCTGGAGGAGGTGGCCACCCTCGACTCCCGAGGCGGGGTACAGGTGTTGCACGACGTCTCGTTCCGGGTCGAGCCCGGACAACTGGTGGCCCTGGTCGGATCCTCCGGTGCAGGCAAGTCCACCATCGCCTCGCTGCTGCCCCGGCTGTACGACGTCGACGAGGGAGCCGTCCGGCTCGGCGACGTCGACGTCCGAGACCTCACCGCCGACTCGATCCAACAGACCCTGGGGTTGGTGACCCAGGACGGCCATCTCTTCCACGAGTCGATCCGCGCGAACCTGCTCCTAGCCCGCCCGCAGGCCGAGGAGTCGGAGTTGTGGGAGGTACTGCGGCGTGCCCGGCTGGACGACCTCATCGCCGGCCTGCCCGACGGCCTCGACACCATCGTCGGCGAACGCGGCTACCGGCTCTCCGGTGGCGAACGGCAGCGACTGACCATCGCTCGGCTGCTGTTGGCGCGGCCGAGAGTGGTGATCCTCGACGAGGCGACCGCCCACCTGGACTCCACCTCCGAGGCAGCCGTGCAGGCCGCACTGGGGGAGGCGTTGACGGGCCGGACCTCGGTGGTCATCGCGCACCGGCTCTCCACGGTCCGCGCCGCCGATCTCATCCTGGTCATCGAGGACGGCCGGGTGGTGGAACGCGGTACGCACACCGAACTGCTCGCCGCGAACGGACGCTACGAGCAGCTGTACCGGACCCAGTTCGACGAGTCCGAGGAGGTTGAGCCCGCACTGCGTGTAATCGAGGAACCCGTCAGCGGCTGA
- a CDS encoding SAF domain-containing protein has protein sequence MNHELLFAAAGDKTVTFALTGAKGGFARTLLAQSRVMPGLAPAVLCDLDVPGLHELCRELGFAESELVVATTPAEAAAAVERGAVALVADIALLTAAPYDILVEATGNPAVGHTAARDALTGGKHVAMVSKEVDSVAGVALAQLAERNGLVYTTADGDQPANLIGLHSWARLLGLEIVAIGKSGEYDLVFDPETGRLTQLDETIDAPGMAELLTLGTDVGATLAARAEAVAALRRSATADHCEMSVVANSTGCVPDVESLHYPVVRTAELADVYALRADGGILNGTGVVDVFSALRLPEEASFAGGVFAVVRTHDPVTWATLAQKGHVLSRDGRYACIYLPYHLMGVETPITLLSAVLHGRASGGGAPRQYAVLAGRADRDLAAGTVLTMGGHHHDVDGVQAVLLPAAQAPDDTAPLYLAAGATLARDVVAGELITLDDLTGHDEDLLGAWRDGLAVSRP, from the coding sequence ATGAACCATGAGCTGCTGTTCGCGGCTGCGGGCGACAAGACCGTGACGTTCGCCCTCACCGGGGCCAAGGGCGGTTTCGCCCGCACACTGCTCGCACAGTCCAGGGTGATGCCCGGACTCGCGCCCGCCGTGCTCTGCGACCTCGATGTTCCCGGCCTGCACGAGCTGTGCCGCGAACTCGGATTCGCCGAGTCCGAGCTCGTCGTCGCGACCACGCCTGCCGAGGCCGCAGCAGCCGTCGAGCGCGGCGCGGTGGCACTGGTCGCCGACATCGCGCTGCTGACCGCCGCGCCCTACGACATCCTCGTCGAGGCCACCGGCAATCCCGCCGTCGGACACACCGCGGCGCGCGATGCGCTGACCGGCGGCAAGCACGTCGCCATGGTCAGCAAGGAGGTCGATTCGGTGGCGGGCGTGGCGCTCGCGCAACTCGCCGAACGAAACGGACTCGTCTACACCACCGCCGACGGCGACCAGCCTGCCAACCTCATCGGCCTGCACAGCTGGGCCCGGCTACTGGGGCTGGAGATCGTGGCGATCGGCAAATCCGGCGAATACGACCTGGTGTTCGACCCCGAGACCGGACGGCTGACCCAACTCGACGAGACGATCGACGCCCCGGGGATGGCCGAGCTGCTGACCCTGGGTACCGATGTCGGCGCCACCCTGGCCGCCCGCGCGGAGGCGGTCGCCGCACTCCGACGCAGCGCCACCGCCGACCACTGCGAGATGTCGGTGGTCGCCAACAGCACCGGCTGCGTGCCGGACGTGGAGAGCCTGCACTACCCCGTCGTCCGCACGGCCGAACTGGCCGACGTGTACGCACTGCGCGCCGACGGCGGCATCCTGAACGGCACCGGAGTCGTCGATGTCTTCAGTGCGCTACGGCTGCCGGAGGAGGCGAGCTTCGCGGGCGGCGTCTTCGCCGTCGTACGCACCCACGACCCCGTCACCTGGGCCACCTTGGCGCAGAAGGGCCACGTTCTCAGCCGCGACGGCCGGTACGCCTGCATCTACCTGCCCTATCACCTGATGGGCGTCGAGACGCCGATCACGCTGCTCTCCGCCGTGCTGCACGGCCGTGCCTCCGGCGGCGGCGCGCCCCGGCAATACGCCGTGCTCGCCGGCCGGGCCGACCGCGACCTCGCAGCCGGCACCGTGCTGACCATGGGCGGCCACCACCACGACGTCGACGGAGTCCAGGCGGTGCTGCTACCCGCGGCGCAGGCGCCGGACGACACCGCCCCCCTCTACCTCGCGGCGGGCGCGACCCTCGCGCGCGACGTCGTCGCGGGCGAACTCATCACCCTCGACGACCTCACGGGGCACGACGAGGACCTGCTCGGGGCCTGGCGGGACGGGCTCGCCGTCAGCCGTCCGTGA
- a CDS encoding AAA family ATPase gives MTTERADAGATTPNSLEQGTPAVILITGIQAAGKSTVAQLLAERLPRAVHVRGDLFRKMVVTGRQEMSADPDPEAVAQLRLRHRLTASVADEYVQAGFTAVVQDIVIGDELPRTLAQIRARPLFVVVLAPSIDSIETREAGRGKTAYGQHWGPADLDRLFRAETPRIGLWLDTSGQTAQETVTEILARVWTEAAVDPAPHTS, from the coding sequence ATGACGACCGAACGTGCCGACGCAGGCGCCACCACGCCGAACTCCCTGGAGCAGGGCACGCCGGCCGTCATCCTGATCACCGGAATCCAGGCGGCGGGTAAGTCGACCGTGGCCCAGCTGTTGGCCGAGCGGCTCCCGCGCGCCGTCCACGTGCGAGGAGACCTGTTCCGGAAGATGGTCGTCACGGGCCGCCAGGAGATGAGCGCGGACCCCGACCCGGAGGCCGTGGCGCAACTGCGGCTGCGGCATCGCCTGACGGCCTCGGTGGCCGACGAGTACGTGCAGGCCGGGTTCACCGCCGTGGTGCAGGACATCGTCATCGGGGACGAACTTCCCCGCACCCTCGCCCAGATCCGTGCGCGGCCGTTGTTCGTCGTCGTGCTCGCGCCGAGCATCGACTCGATCGAGACCCGGGAGGCGGGCCGAGGCAAGACCGCCTATGGACAGCACTGGGGACCGGCCGACCTCGACCGGCTCTTCCGTGCCGAGACCCCGAGGATCGGCCTGTGGCTGGACACCTCGGGGCAGACCGCACAGGAGACGGTGACGGAGATCCTGGCACGGGTGTGGACCGAGGCCGCCGTCGACCCGGCTCCGCACACCTCCTAG
- a CDS encoding class II aldolase/adducin family protein: MTDLRQTLVEAGRRLDALGLSPGTSGNLSVRDGDRILMTPTGVSLGELSADSLSVLDLGRPAPRAHLDGPKASKEFPLHQALYRRDPEVDAVVHLHSTHAAAYSCLPAWSEHSAMPPVTPYFVMNVGQLPLIPYAAPGDQDQAMGIEELDFPFRAVLLQNHGPVVGGPTMDRAVALAIEIEETARLLLALGSRTPRMLDESEIRELTERYRSPWTTAAAG; this comes from the coding sequence GTGACCGATCTCCGTCAGACCCTCGTCGAGGCAGGCCGACGCCTCGATGCACTCGGCCTGAGCCCCGGCACCTCCGGCAATCTCAGCGTCCGCGACGGCGACCGGATCCTGATGACTCCGACCGGGGTGTCCCTCGGCGAGTTGTCCGCCGATTCGCTGTCGGTACTCGACCTAGGCCGACCAGCCCCCCGGGCACACCTCGACGGGCCGAAGGCGTCCAAGGAGTTCCCGCTGCACCAGGCGTTGTATCGCCGCGACCCCGAGGTCGACGCGGTGGTGCACCTGCACTCGACCCACGCCGCCGCCTACTCCTGTCTGCCCGCGTGGTCGGAGCACAGCGCGATGCCGCCGGTCACGCCCTACTTCGTGATGAACGTGGGGCAGTTGCCCTTGATCCCGTACGCCGCTCCCGGCGATCAGGATCAGGCGATGGGCATCGAGGAACTGGACTTCCCGTTCCGCGCCGTGTTGTTGCAGAACCACGGCCCCGTGGTCGGCGGTCCCACGATGGATCGGGCGGTGGCCCTGGCGATCGAGATCGAGGAGACGGCAAGACTGCTGCTCGCCTTGGGCTCGCGGACCCCTCGCATGCTGGACGAGTCCGAGATCCGAGAGCTGACCGAGCGCTATCGCAGTCCGTGGACCACCGCCGCCGCAGGCTGA
- a CDS encoding ABC transporter substrate-binding protein: MGVQRRSPVRRVTAAAALALAAAVTAACGGAGAGPEDRVELRYTWWGSDDRAEITEEAVALFEQRHPNITVNTSYAAFSGYFERLATEVAGGNAPDVIQMDYAYLREYGDRGVLADLHEFDEDVLRTADITPLLASSGEIEGSMFALPMAQNTHAWAYNEQAWAETGVELPAEGWTWDELLQRSQELTEASGGETFGTTDFGWSWETFQVRLRQQDKDLYTEDNQLGFDRDDLTAYLELLDEFRSTEASTPANITSEIDGAVENSPLAQGTAFADFTWDSTAVSFFSVLPDGINLAPMPRIEGSDRVGQFAKPGMLISIAANSEHPEESAALVDFLLNDVEAGQILGTSRGMPVNTEVREAVGAELQGPDQLVYEYEEALADQLEEPPSAPPPGNSALKREWQRLNSVVGFGQLSIDDAVDQFLERAEQELAGG; the protein is encoded by the coding sequence ATGGGTGTGCAACGACGCTCGCCGGTGCGCCGGGTGACCGCTGCGGCGGCGCTGGCTCTCGCGGCCGCCGTGACCGCGGCGTGCGGGGGAGCGGGCGCGGGGCCCGAGGATCGGGTCGAGCTGCGGTACACCTGGTGGGGTAGTGATGATCGTGCGGAGATCACCGAGGAGGCTGTTGCGTTGTTCGAGCAGCGGCATCCGAATATCACGGTGAACACGTCGTATGCGGCGTTCTCGGGGTATTTCGAGCGGTTGGCCACGGAGGTGGCCGGGGGTAACGCTCCTGATGTGATCCAGATGGATTATGCGTATCTGCGGGAGTACGGGGATCGGGGGGTGTTGGCGGATTTGCACGAGTTCGATGAGGACGTGTTGCGGACCGCGGATATCACCCCGTTGCTGGCGTCCTCGGGTGAGATCGAGGGCAGCATGTTCGCGTTGCCGATGGCGCAGAACACCCATGCGTGGGCGTACAACGAGCAGGCGTGGGCCGAGACCGGGGTGGAGTTACCGGCCGAGGGCTGGACCTGGGACGAGTTGTTGCAGCGCAGTCAGGAGCTGACCGAGGCCTCGGGTGGTGAGACGTTCGGGACCACGGACTTCGGGTGGTCCTGGGAGACGTTCCAGGTGCGGTTGCGTCAGCAGGACAAGGACCTCTACACCGAGGACAACCAACTCGGCTTCGACCGCGACGACCTGACCGCCTACCTCGAACTCCTCGACGAATTCCGCAGCACCGAGGCATCGACCCCGGCCAACATCACCTCCGAGATCGATGGCGCGGTGGAGAACTCCCCACTGGCCCAGGGCACGGCCTTCGCCGACTTCACCTGGGACAGCACCGCGGTCAGCTTCTTCTCGGTGTTGCCCGACGGCATCAATCTGGCGCCGATGCCTCGGATCGAGGGCAGTGACCGGGTCGGGCAGTTCGCCAAGCCCGGCATGCTGATCAGCATCGCAGCCAACAGCGAGCACCCGGAGGAATCGGCCGCCCTGGTCGACTTCCTGCTCAACGACGTCGAGGCCGGACAGATCCTGGGCACCTCCCGAGGCATGCCCGTCAACACCGAGGTCCGCGAGGCCGTCGGCGCCGAACTCCAAGGCCCCGACCAACTCGTCTACGAATACGAGGAGGCCCTGGCCGACCAACTCGAAGAACCCCCGTCCGCCCCACCACCGGGCAACAGCGCACTCAAACGCGAGTGGCAACGCCTCAACTCGGTGGTCGGCTTCGGACAACTGTCCATCGACGACGCGGTGGACCAGTTCCTAGAACGCGCCGAACAGGAACTCGCGGGCGGATAG
- a CDS encoding MFS transporter: MSIGATRATSQRTPPPEAAEVQARPLRADGPIEQAEQPAVDALNDRPTSTSGAAADSPAATAPKPSPEESARPAGVPSDLRMARVLWPLLVASAVSLLPFTVFSTFLVAIAAYADTSVAEMGGLRGLGGLASLVVGAVLAPLIDRMPRDLAAAGGLVLLGAAAALGAIGHYAALVAFCFLIGAATSVVSPALATAAADRFDSPAAAGRAATLVTATQSLTAMLAAPLVVAPGLIWGWQGNLLAVAVIAVVLAALLVLRSNRLRHATAASAAPRLGYFASFRALAAVRTAVPLLLIAALRTAAFMGYLAYLAPFYDERFDLAPGPFAFVWTLSGATFFVGNLLTGRFANRIDRALLTERVLLLGLLVATLSMAGFYLSRSLPAALICTAALGVAHAVIAACVVSLLVRRCPENQRGAALTVNAAGMSLGVFIGAALGGAGLSLAGYPGVGAVLGGLTLIALVLGMAVHAGAKSAAPGQPTG; this comes from the coding sequence GTGAGCATCGGTGCAACGCGCGCTACCTCCCAGCGGACTCCGCCGCCCGAGGCCGCCGAGGTGCAGGCGCGACCGCTGCGGGCGGACGGGCCCATCGAGCAGGCCGAGCAACCTGCGGTCGACGCGCTGAACGATCGGCCGACCTCGACATCGGGTGCGGCAGCGGACTCACCTGCTGCGACGGCTCCGAAGCCCTCCCCGGAGGAGTCCGCCCGACCCGCAGGGGTGCCGAGCGATCTGCGGATGGCCCGAGTGCTGTGGCCACTGCTGGTGGCCTCGGCCGTCAGCCTGCTGCCCTTCACGGTGTTCAGCACCTTCCTGGTGGCCATCGCGGCCTACGCCGACACCAGTGTGGCGGAGATGGGCGGACTCCGAGGTCTCGGCGGGCTGGCCTCGCTGGTCGTCGGGGCCGTGTTGGCGCCGCTGATCGACCGGATGCCCAGGGATCTCGCCGCAGCGGGCGGCCTGGTGCTGTTGGGAGCCGCCGCCGCGCTGGGCGCGATCGGTCACTATGCGGCGCTGGTCGCATTCTGTTTCCTCATCGGCGCCGCCACCTCGGTGGTGAGCCCCGCACTGGCCACGGCGGCCGCCGACCGCTTCGACTCCCCGGCCGCAGCCGGGCGCGCCGCCACCCTGGTGACGGCGACGCAGTCGTTGACCGCCATGCTCGCGGCGCCGCTGGTGGTGGCGCCGGGGTTGATCTGGGGCTGGCAGGGCAATCTGCTGGCCGTCGCGGTCATCGCGGTCGTGCTGGCGGCGTTGCTGGTGTTGAGATCGAACCGGCTGCGCCACGCCACTGCTGCCTCGGCCGCGCCGCGCCTCGGTTATTTCGCGTCGTTCCGGGCGTTGGCCGCCGTTCGGACCGCGGTGCCGTTGCTGCTGATCGCCGCACTGCGTACCGCGGCCTTCATGGGATATCTGGCCTATCTGGCGCCGTTCTACGACGAGCGATTCGACCTGGCGCCGGGACCGTTCGCCTTCGTGTGGACTCTCAGCGGTGCGACCTTCTTCGTCGGCAACCTGCTGACCGGTCGCTTCGCCAACCGGATCGATCGGGCACTGCTCACCGAGCGAGTGCTGCTGCTCGGACTGCTGGTCGCGACGCTGTCGATGGCGGGCTTCTATCTGAGCCGCTCGCTGCCTGCGGCGTTGATCTGCACCGCTGCGCTGGGCGTGGCCCACGCGGTGATCGCCGCCTGCGTGGTCAGCCTGCTCGTCCGCAGATGCCCGGAGAACCAACGCGGGGCCGCGCTCACCGTGAACGCCGCCGGGATGAGCCTCGGCGTCTTCATCGGTGCGGCCCTCGGCGGTGCGGGCCTGTCCCTGGCCGGCTACCCCGGGGTCGGCGCGGTGCTCGGTGGGTTGACGCTGATCGCGTTGGTGCTGGGAATGGCGGTGCATGCGGGCGCGAAGTCGGCCGCGCCCGGCCAACCGACCGGGTGA
- a CDS encoding GntP family permease has product MSDLYTLAAFGIAIVVLVLLIAKFKVHPVPTLFIIVTALGLALGMGGLGTIELVTEGFGSTLASVGLLVIFGCVLGKMLELGGAALRITEETERLLPGKKLPWGIALASMVIGIPLIADTVVLMLIPIVSVMAHKTGISMMKLGPILYIGAYVFTSTMPPGPGPLAATSLLGVEIGEALLWGFVVGFPGIIVATLYLLRTKTHVDPKPEYIADLGTDATGSGGTGTSVDTKPKTSLTLSLIPVLFPISIIILASFLVPVLGAESTAGQILGFVGEPVVALFLGCISALPLFGRRWHSKEILSDAFEQGLKLAAMPIAVTGVGGALAQIIRETGVAESIAGGIETVGISPIFVPFLVAAAVCTITGSNILGVMTAAAIMQPLIETLGLSPLSIYLACATGAQIMKHANSSGFWVTTTLSNMTVGQGIRSIGIASLLSGITGFIVLNVLLAVGVV; this is encoded by the coding sequence ATGTCGGATCTCTACACGCTCGCCGCGTTCGGCATCGCGATCGTGGTTCTCGTGCTGCTGATCGCCAAATTTAAGGTTCATCCGGTCCCGACGCTGTTCATCATCGTCACCGCGTTGGGCCTGGCCCTGGGCATGGGCGGTCTCGGCACGATCGAGCTGGTCACGGAAGGCTTCGGTTCGACGCTGGCCAGTGTCGGACTGCTCGTGATCTTCGGCTGCGTGCTGGGCAAGATGCTCGAACTCGGCGGCGCGGCCCTGCGCATCACCGAGGAGACCGAACGCCTGCTTCCGGGCAAGAAGCTGCCGTGGGGCATCGCCCTGGCGTCGATGGTCATCGGAATCCCCTTGATCGCCGATACCGTGGTGTTGATGCTCATCCCGATCGTCTCGGTGATGGCGCACAAGACCGGCATCTCGATGATGAAGCTCGGCCCAATCCTCTACATCGGCGCCTACGTCTTCACCTCCACGATGCCCCCCGGACCCGGCCCGTTGGCGGCGACCTCGCTGCTCGGCGTCGAGATCGGAGAGGCACTGCTCTGGGGCTTCGTCGTCGGTTTCCCCGGCATCATCGTCGCGACGCTCTACCTGCTGCGGACCAAGACGCACGTCGACCCCAAGCCGGAGTACATCGCCGACCTGGGCACCGATGCGACGGGTTCCGGGGGCACCGGGACGAGCGTGGACACCAAGCCCAAGACCAGCCTGACCCTGTCGTTGATCCCGGTCCTGTTCCCCATCTCGATCATCATCCTGGCGTCCTTCCTGGTGCCGGTGCTGGGCGCGGAGTCCACGGCGGGGCAGATCCTCGGCTTCGTCGGTGAACCGGTGGTGGCGCTCTTCCTGGGTTGTATCTCGGCCCTGCCGCTGTTCGGGCGCCGTTGGCACAGCAAGGAGATCCTGTCGGATGCGTTCGAGCAGGGCTTGAAGCTGGCCGCGATGCCGATCGCGGTGACCGGTGTCGGCGGTGCGTTGGCACAGATCATCCGGGAGACCGGGGTCGCCGAGAGCATCGCCGGTGGCATCGAGACGGTCGGGATCTCGCCGATCTTCGTGCCGTTCCTGGTCGCTGCGGCGGTCTGCACGATCACCGGCTCCAATATCCTGGGCGTCATGACCGCCGCGGCGATCATGCAGCCGTTGATCGAGACGCTGGGCCTGTCGCCGTTGTCGATCTACCTGGCCTGCGCCACCGGGGCCCAGATCATGAAGCACGCGAACTCCTCGGGCTTCTGGGTGACGACCACGTTGTCGAACATGACGGTGGGGCAGGGCATCCGATCCATCGGCATCGCCTCGCTGCTGTCCGGGATCACCGGCTTCATCGTGCTGAACGTGTTGTTGGCGGTCGGTGTCGTCTGA
- a CDS encoding glycoside hydrolase family 25 protein, which yields MADHGIDISHWNAVDDWQAVHGDDIVFCSHKVTEGVDHVDAQAAQKIPAARDAGIAVGGYHFARPGDVAAQVDHFTRLLTENDLLTDGSFVPMLDVEAAELRDGADAFVGDFVNRFRKAAGVGRIAVYSNLDWYQHVLKPDGWADDEVFCWVARFNGDPGNPGWSHSRLALHQHTDRGSVAGIPGGVDRNVTLDGFGVGDLTLG from the coding sequence ATGGCCGATCACGGAATCGACATCTCGCATTGGAACGCGGTCGACGATTGGCAGGCCGTGCACGGCGACGACATCGTCTTCTGTTCGCATAAGGTCACCGAGGGCGTCGATCACGTCGACGCCCAGGCCGCGCAGAAGATCCCGGCCGCGCGCGACGCCGGGATCGCGGTGGGCGGCTACCATTTCGCCCGCCCAGGCGACGTCGCCGCGCAGGTCGATCACTTCACCCGGCTGCTGACCGAGAACGACTTACTGACCGACGGATCCTTCGTACCGATGCTCGATGTCGAGGCCGCCGAACTCCGGGACGGCGCCGACGCGTTCGTCGGTGACTTCGTCAACCGGTTCCGCAAGGCCGCAGGGGTCGGCCGCATCGCCGTCTACAGCAACCTCGACTGGTATCAGCACGTGCTCAAGCCCGACGGCTGGGCCGACGACGAGGTGTTCTGCTGGGTGGCCCGATTCAACGGCGATCCCGGCAATCCCGGCTGGTCCCACTCCCGGCTGGCGCTGCATCAGCACACCGACCGGGGCAGTGTGGCGGGTATCCCCGGTGGTGTGGACCGCAATGTCACCCTCGATGGCTTCGGAGTCGGCGATCTGACCCTCGGCTGA
- the otnK gene encoding 3-oxo-tetronate kinase, translating into MPLLGAIADDFTGATDLATNLVARGMRTVVTLGVPSPADLPEAADLDAVVIAVKIRTTEVEEAVTTARAALRTLRDLGCERIYDKYCSTFDSTPQGNIGPIIDALLADLDAPGTVVVPAFPDTGRTVYQGRLFVGTELLEDSSMRHHPLTPMTDSRVRRLLEPQTRHAVGELAHPIVRRGAEAVREALESEFAAGRPLVVLDAVDEDDLRTIAEATRDLPLITGGSGLALGLPQPASSALAARQAESIPVVDGHRAVLAGSASAASRAQVAAGRELLPWRKLDLAALRADTTAEVDSIVEWARARWAEDPQRPVLVYAVDSLADIEPPRPDGGEPASALIERALGQCAAAFFEHGMRQLVVAGGETSGTVLTALDVTRLRIGAPLSPGVSWAAGTTGDGDVVNLALKSGNFGDEDIFTSSWERLA; encoded by the coding sequence ATGCCCCTGTTGGGCGCCATTGCCGACGACTTCACCGGTGCGACCGACCTGGCCACCAATCTCGTCGCCCGAGGCATGCGCACGGTGGTGACGCTGGGCGTCCCCTCTCCCGCGGACCTGCCCGAGGCCGCCGATCTCGACGCCGTCGTCATCGCGGTGAAGATCCGCACCACCGAGGTCGAAGAGGCGGTGACCACCGCCCGAGCCGCCCTGCGCACCCTGCGCGACCTGGGGTGCGAGCGGATCTACGACAAGTACTGCTCGACCTTCGACTCCACGCCGCAGGGCAACATCGGTCCCATCATCGACGCCCTGCTGGCCGACCTCGACGCACCGGGCACCGTGGTCGTGCCCGCGTTCCCCGACACCGGGCGAACCGTCTACCAGGGTCGACTGTTCGTCGGAACCGAGCTGCTCGAGGACAGCTCGATGCGCCATCACCCGTTGACGCCGATGACCGACTCCCGCGTCCGGCGACTGCTGGAGCCGCAGACCCGCCATGCCGTCGGAGAACTGGCGCACCCCATCGTGCGACGTGGCGCCGAGGCGGTGCGCGAGGCACTGGAATCGGAGTTCGCCGCCGGTCGGCCGCTGGTGGTCCTCGACGCGGTCGACGAGGACGACCTGCGCACCATCGCCGAGGCGACCCGCGATCTCCCGTTGATCACCGGCGGCTCCGGGCTGGCATTGGGACTCCCCCAGCCGGCCTCCTCCGCGCTGGCCGCGCGTCAAGCCGAGTCGATCCCCGTGGTCGACGGACATCGTGCCGTCCTCGCGGGCAGTGCCTCCGCCGCGAGCCGGGCCCAGGTCGCGGCGGGCAGGGAACTACTGCCCTGGCGCAAACTCGATCTGGCCGCCCTGCGCGCCGACACGACCGCCGAGGTCGACTCCATCGTCGAGTGGGCCCGAGCCCGCTGGGCCGAGGACCCACAACGCCCGGTGCTGGTCTATGCGGTCGACTCCCTCGCCGACATCGAACCGCCCCGGCCCGACGGCGGCGAACCGGCCTCGGCCCTGATCGAACGCGCCCTCGGGCAGTGCGCGGCCGCCTTCTTCGAGCACGGAATGCGCCAGCTGGTCGTCGCGGGCGGCGAGACCTCGGGCACGGTGCTCACCGCGTTGGACGTCACCCGACTGCGGATCGGCGCACCGCTGTCCCCCGGCGTCTCCTGGGCCGCAGGCACCACCGGCGACGGCGACGTCGTCAATCTCGCGCTGAAGTCCGGAAACTTCGGCGATGAGGACATCTTCACTTCGAGCTGGGAGCGACTCGCGTGA